A part of Flavobacteriaceae bacterium GSB9 genomic DNA contains:
- a CDS encoding DUF192 domain-containing protein, which translates to MVLKRLLLLVSVGFLIVLSGCKNEKKTIKQTEVAFKKEGELIIYKAEDSTTVTLDIEIADTEFDRETGLMYRNSMKNTQGMLFVFDDERPRYFYMKNTQIPLDLVYVGADKKIVSFQKNAKPYDESSLPSNEPAQYVLEVNAGLADTWHLKIGDSLGF; encoded by the coding sequence ATGGTTTTAAAACGCTTGCTATTACTGGTTTCAGTTGGTTTTTTAATCGTTTTATCGGGGTGTAAAAACGAAAAGAAAACCATCAAACAAACCGAAGTAGCCTTTAAAAAAGAAGGTGAGCTCATCATTTATAAGGCCGAAGACTCAACAACAGTAACTTTAGATATTGAAATTGCCGATACTGAGTTTGACCGCGAAACCGGACTTATGTACCGCAACAGCATGAAAAACACACAGGGTATGCTATTTGTCTTTGACGACGAACGCCCAAGGTATTTTTATATGAAAAATACCCAAATACCGCTTGATCTAGTTTATGTTGGCGCTGATAAAAAAATTGTGAGCTTCCAAAAAAACGCCAAACCTTATGACGAGTCGTCGTTACCCTCTAATGAACCTGCGCAGTATGTTTTAGAAGTCAATGCAGGGCTTGCCGACACTTGGCATCTAAAGATTGGAGACAGTTTAGGGTTTTAA
- a CDS encoding lipocalin-like domain-containing protein: protein MKDFKTISFLIILCFTSCKQHNSSIKNNEADTITASINMENQQFVGSWELLEWTIESKDGKKEFPFGADAIGQINYESNGNMSVMIMKNNRPQFLSEDPLQGQSDEVVVAFNGFIAYSGNYEVNLNSKQVVHQIKISSFPNWVGQNQIRKFEFNEDKMTLSTDFIGSNKHKLVWRKIDF, encoded by the coding sequence ATGAAAGATTTTAAAACGATTTCATTTTTAATAATCTTATGTTTTACAAGTTGCAAACAACATAACTCTTCAATAAAAAATAATGAAGCGGATACAATTACTGCGAGCATAAATATGGAAAATCAACAATTTGTTGGTTCCTGGGAATTACTGGAATGGACTATCGAGTCAAAAGATGGAAAAAAAGAATTTCCTTTCGGAGCGGACGCAATAGGGCAAATAAATTATGAAAGCAATGGAAATATGTCAGTAATGATTATGAAAAACAATAGGCCTCAATTTCTTTCAGAGGACCCCCTTCAAGGCCAATCAGATGAAGTTGTTGTTGCTTTTAATGGATTTATTGCTTACTCAGGAAATTATGAAGTGAATCTTAATTCGAAACAAGTAGTCCATCAAATTAAAATAAGTTCGTTCCCGAATTGGGTTGGCCAAAATCAAATAAGAAAATTTGAATTCAACGAAGATAAAATGACCTTAAGTACTGATTTTATTGGCTCAAACAAACATAAATTGGTATGGAGAAAAATTGACTTCTAA
- a CDS encoding MCP four helix bundle domain-containing protein: protein MTFYNKIKWVLGILMVFVLIVATNLIDRNNFVRVKESVETIYEDRLIAKDLIFEMSQAVQEKELALVLPDSVFYKGQNAKVNQAIQGLISTFETTKLTLEEGDVFDTLKENFKALKEEEASFVNSSFTDKNRVTKRVAEINGNLQVLSDIQITEGKRQMSITKRALDTVELFTQIEIYILVFLAIVIQIIVMYKPKRSE from the coding sequence ATGACGTTTTATAATAAAATTAAATGGGTTTTGGGTATTCTGATGGTTTTCGTTTTAATTGTGGCCACCAATTTAATAGACAGAAACAATTTTGTTAGAGTAAAAGAATCGGTAGAAACCATTTATGAAGACCGATTAATAGCCAAGGACCTAATTTTTGAAATGTCGCAGGCCGTACAGGAAAAAGAACTGGCTTTAGTGCTGCCCGATAGCGTGTTTTATAAAGGTCAAAATGCAAAAGTGAACCAAGCGATTCAAGGATTGATTAGCACTTTTGAGACCACCAAACTTACGCTTGAGGAAGGTGATGTGTTTGATACTTTAAAAGAAAATTTTAAAGCTTTAAAGGAAGAGGAGGCGTCTTTTGTAAATTCCAGTTTTACTGATAAAAATAGAGTTACGAAACGTGTTGCTGAAATAAATGGAAATTTACAAGTACTCTCTGATATCCAAATTACAGAGGGTAAGCGCCAAATGTCTATCACCAAAAGAGCGCTCGATACCGTAGAATTATTTACCCAAATTGAAATTTATATTTTGGTTTTTCTGGCTATTGTTATCCAAATTATTGTGATGTATAAGCCAAAACGAAGTGAATGA
- a CDS encoding TonB-dependent receptor, translating to MNQKKNYKITWFGILFIWCLVGAAQTKIKGRVIEQTTSQPLAYATVMIADNETDNPISGTTTTETGDFVLETEATNFYIKVSFIGFVTKSFREFQINNNTINLGTITLAEDAAQLDEVVVQAEVSRTEFKLDKRVFNVGKDIASTGASALEVLNNVPSVNVNIEGVISLRGNSGVQVLINGKPSILTDDGGALGSITADMIESIEVITNPSAKYDAEGTSGIINIIIKKEERKGLNGSVSLNTGVPDNHSVGVSLNRRSEKFNLFTQLGLGRRSYPRDSENINIDIENDTTLYNTGTDYRNEKFYNITLGTDYYLNPNNVITLSGNFAYEVEDQPSNFNFQLYDENNVLVSEWNRSETTEATNPKWQYELVYKKDFDDHDDHDLLFSATGRSFAKDLSSLFDDVSVSGENRDGSQRTRTDFAEDNFTFKLDYMKPFSEQWSVETGAQYVMTDVNNDYEVENWINGEFVTDTGLTNIFNYDQKVFGAYFSAAYEGEKWGVKGGLRLEQTDLKTLLENTDERNDQNYTNLFPSVHTSYKFSEVLSLQAGYSKRIYRPRLWDLNPFFNIRNSFSIRQGNPELIPEFTDSYELTTILDVGETSLNFGVYHRYTTDMIERITTAENNVNTTRPENIGTNSTLGIEFNTKYSPVNWLTFNVDFNYNSFNREGTFESQVFDFKGDQWSSKLMAKFKLPASIDFEATGNYQSEYKTVQGNNSDIAFLDIGLRKKIFDGKGVFSFGVRDVFATRYFESFTTQSSFTNFSKSTRGRFVSLGFSYGFGKGEAMEYSGGRRH from the coding sequence ATGAATCAAAAGAAGAATTATAAAATAACGTGGTTTGGAATACTGTTCATTTGGTGCTTAGTAGGTGCTGCACAGACCAAAATTAAGGGCAGGGTAATCGAACAAACTACAAGCCAACCTTTGGCTTATGCTACCGTAATGATAGCCGATAACGAAACCGATAATCCTATTTCGGGAACCACTACAACAGAAACTGGTGATTTTGTTTTAGAAACTGAAGCCACTAATTTTTATATTAAAGTGAGTTTTATAGGCTTTGTAACCAAGAGTTTTCGAGAATTTCAAATTAATAATAATACCATCAATTTAGGCACGATAACGTTAGCCGAAGATGCGGCCCAACTCGATGAGGTTGTTGTACAGGCCGAAGTGTCCCGCACCGAATTTAAACTCGATAAGCGGGTTTTTAACGTTGGTAAAGATATTGCCAGCACGGGTGCAAGTGCCCTAGAGGTGCTTAACAATGTACCGTCGGTAAATGTAAACATTGAAGGTGTTATTAGTCTTCGCGGTAATTCGGGCGTTCAAGTGCTTATAAACGGTAAACCTTCTATTTTAACCGATGATGGAGGCGCCTTGGGAAGTATAACGGCCGATATGATTGAAAGCATCGAAGTGATTACAAATCCATCGGCTAAATACGATGCTGAGGGTACGTCGGGTATTATCAATATCATCATAAAAAAAGAAGAACGAAAAGGCTTGAATGGGTCGGTAAGTTTAAATACCGGTGTGCCCGATAACCATAGTGTTGGGGTGAGCTTAAACCGTCGGTCTGAAAAATTTAATCTCTTTACACAACTCGGTTTGGGGCGCAGAAGTTATCCGCGCGATAGCGAAAACATCAATATCGATATAGAAAACGATACCACACTTTATAACACAGGAACCGATTATAGAAACGAAAAATTCTATAACATTACCTTAGGTACAGACTACTATTTAAACCCCAACAACGTAATAACCCTTTCAGGGAATTTTGCCTACGAAGTGGAAGACCAACCTTCAAATTTTAATTTTCAGCTTTACGACGAAAACAATGTATTAGTGTCTGAATGGAACCGCTCAGAAACTACCGAAGCCACAAATCCTAAATGGCAATATGAGCTGGTTTATAAAAAGGATTTTGATGACCACGACGACCACGATTTGTTGTTTAGCGCAACAGGAAGGTCGTTTGCTAAAGACTTAAGTTCGTTGTTTGACGATGTTAGTGTTTCCGGCGAAAACCGTGATGGTTCGCAACGTACGCGTACCGATTTTGCTGAAGATAACTTTACCTTTAAATTGGACTATATGAAGCCTTTTTCAGAACAATGGAGTGTTGAAACAGGGGCGCAATATGTTATGACCGATGTAAACAACGATTACGAAGTTGAAAATTGGATAAACGGTGAATTTGTTACCGATACTGGGCTGACCAATATTTTTAATTACGACCAAAAAGTATTTGGCGCCTATTTTTCGGCTGCCTACGAAGGTGAAAAGTGGGGGGTAAAAGGCGGTTTACGTTTAGAACAAACCGATTTAAAAACACTTTTAGAAAATACAGATGAACGTAACGACCAAAATTATACAAACTTGTTTCCCAGCGTGCATACGTCTTATAAATTTTCTGAAGTCTTATCTTTGCAAGCAGGTTATTCCAAACGTATTTATAGGCCGCGTCTGTGGGATTTAAATCCGTTTTTCAATATCAGGAATAGTTTCAGTATCCGCCAAGGAAACCCAGAGCTGATACCAGAATTTACCGATTCCTACGAGCTAACCACTATTTTAGATGTTGGGGAAACTTCTTTAAACTTTGGGGTATACCATCGTTATACTACCGATATGATTGAGCGCATCACAACAGCCGAAAACAATGTAAATACCACCAGGCCCGAAAATATAGGAACCAATAGCACGCTAGGTATCGAGTTTAATACCAAATACTCGCCTGTTAATTGGTTAACTTTTAATGTAGATTTTAACTATAACAGTTTTAATCGGGAAGGTACTTTTGAATCTCAGGTATTCGATTTTAAAGGCGACCAATGGAGTTCTAAACTTATGGCAAAATTCAAGTTGCCTGCCAGTATAGATTTTGAAGCCACCGGAAATTATCAATCGGAATATAAAACGGTGCAGGGTAATAATAGTGATATAGCTTTTTTAGATATCGGCTTAAGAAAGAAAATTTTTGATGGAAAAGGCGTTTTTAGCTTTGGTGTTCGTGATGTGTTCGCGACGCGATATTTCGAGAGTTTTACAACTCAAAGCAGTTTTACAAATTTTTCAAAAAGCACTCGTGGGCGTTTTGTGAGTCTTGGCTTTAGCTACGGTTTTGGAAAGGGTGAAGCCATGGAGTATAGTGGAGGAAGACGGCATTGA